AGTGGAGTTGGTATAATGTCTGATAAGTTTGAGGTCATGAAACAGGTGCAACAAATAGGTCTTATGATTTTACTGGGTTGCATTTAGTCAAGTcccataatatatttttttggataaaatgGAAtacgagaatatttgtttttagatgAACCATTAATTGTTTAATCAACTTGCACTTTTTACTTTCAGACATATTTTCAGAAGTGAAACACAAATTAAGATACGATGTTattctacatttttatctttaattttgaaCTAGCAGTTGGATTTACTGTATTATCTTCAGCTGCTTTTGTCGAGACGACCAATAACACAGAACATTTTAGAACTGAATGCAAAGTAATTAAGACGGAAAAAGAAGTGATTGTTGACTGTTCATGCAGAAATTTAACTTATATTCCATCCTTTCCTAAGTTTACAACATCTTTGGATCTTTCAAATAATGCTATCATAGAAATTTGAATTATACGGTCTTCAGTGGAATGTCATTATTGCAAAGAATAGATTTGTCAGACAATCCCTTAGAAAAAATAGCCGTTCAAATTTTCAGTGGACTACAAAATCTTACCGAACTTATCATTCGAAATTCAATGCTTCATAAACAAGATAGAACTCTGATAATGGACGATTTAATTGCAGATTTAGGAAAACTAagatatttcagttttacaTTCAAGTTGCCAAATTCTATAAGTTTCACCCCGGTTATTTGTGAACTTCTTTATCGTACTCAGCCATTtggtaaaataaacaaacttcaTTCAGTAGAAAAACTAGAAATTGATTCAGCCTTGTTGAAATTTAATACTAATACAGCTTCAACGGTCATTTTCAATACAACATCACTTCACGTTATAAATGGATTTGTATGCTTCTACGATGTTctcaacaaaaaaatgtttgactaTTTTCCTTTTCTCAAAGAACTTATCATACAATGTCCATTTTTTGTGAAATTCATTAACGACGATTTTGTATCTGATCAATCTCTTTTGCGTGAATTTTCTATGTATGGTGCAAATTTACCACACCCATTAGGAGTTGATATGAttttcaatataacaaaatctgtTTCTAGAGCATACGATCTGTCGAGTTTAACAATGAACGGTATCTCAAATCACAATCGACAGAAATTCGTCTGTGGTTACCACTTCTATGATCTCACAGATTTGCATTTATTAACAACTTTAAATCTTGAAGCAAATTCTCTTTTTTTGCAATATCCTCACGTGCTTCCGTGCGACCGATTCCCGTCTTCACTTACATATATGAATATTGACGACAATTGCATAGACTCtatcaatattaatataaatattcttcaaaGTAACAAGCAATTAGAAATTATATCCgccaaaaaacaaaacaactgtGCTTTCGTACGTATACCTGTCAGAGTACTAGTAGCACACAATCCAAGGACTATTTATGAAGAAAAACGAGTGTATAGTTTAAAAGTGATGGttttaacaaattcaatagACAAACTAGATTTTGGCGAGGAAAATGATTTCTATCCGAATCTAACTTATGGTATGTAGATTTATCTATGAACAGCAATACGATGAATAATATAATACCTAGATTTTTTTGTTCCCGCCGTCCCCGTCTAaggtatttaaatatttctaacaGTAGAATATCTTACATAGAAAAATCATCTTTTTCGAACTGCAGTCATCTAGAATTCTtagatctatcaacaaacagtATCGGAAACGTTGGTTGTGACTTGACTGATAGGTTTATTCCGCTTATTTCGGTGACAGCTTTCAGTCTAAAAAGAAATAGCAttaaatgtattaaacaaaACCTACTCAACTCAATGATgaagataaaaatatttgatataagtcATAATCTTCTACAAACTGTCAATATTTCCATCCAGCACACAAAAGATCTTCAGTTTTTAAACTTTTCACACAATCGAATACAAAAATTATCGGAAAATAACATGCACGACTTGGATGCAGTTGCGTTGTCAAGGGAGATTAAAATAGATCTTAGTGGGAATACAATATTATGTACATGTGAAACGCTTCCTTTTTTGCAATGGATGACAAAAACTAATGTAATTTTACTGAATATGAATAATTACAAATGCTCCTATGGAAATGGAAGTGTTACCACCTTACACCAACTGTCATTTATCGTAAAACATTTACAGTTACAATGTAGTTCAGAAACGGTTCTTATTGCAAGCGTCAGTGTGTTAATTGTTTGTAGCTTGACAGTTATTGGATTGGCAATGCTATATCGGTACCGATGGAGAATCCGATACTGGTATTATAAACGAAAATTCAAAGCAGCATATACGACGACAGATCAAGGCTATGCACAAATGTTTGAGTATGATGTTTTTATCTCATACTCGTCTGACGATTATGAAATAGCTAGGCATAGTACAATGGAAGAGCTAGAATCAAAACGAGGTTTAAGAGCCTGCATCCATGAAAGAGACTTTCAACCAGGAGAATACATAgcacaaaatatttcaagagCAATTAATAGTAGCAGGAGAACTAttctttttgtttcaaataatttcttaGGAAGTGAGTGGTGTCAGTATGAGTTGAATATTGCCTTAATGGAAGAAATGAATAGTGAACGAAAGGTTGTCATGGCGGTTATGATAGACGATATCCCGAACAAATCTTTGCCAGTTGACCTGCGGCATATTATCCATGTATACACTTACTTGGAATACCCTAAACATACGACAGATTCCAATTTAAACGTGTTCTGGAATAAATGTGCCGACTTTATTAAGGACGGATGATTTTGTTTCAATCTTAAATTGTATACTGTTCTATAAGTTTTCATTACCCTTGGATTTGACCATAAATTAGCTTATGATATTGCCTTTTGATAAAAAtcatcttaatatttttcttaCGA
Above is a window of Mytilus trossulus isolate FHL-02 chromosome 4, PNRI_Mtr1.1.1.hap1, whole genome shotgun sequence DNA encoding:
- the LOC134716531 gene encoding toll-like receptor 4 — encoded protein: MMKIKIFDISHNLLQTVNISIQHTKDLQFLNFSHNRIQKLSENNMHDLDAVALSREIKIDLSGNTILCTCETLPFLQWMTKTNVILLNMNNYKCSYGNGSVTTLHQLSFIVKHLQLQCSSETVLIASVSVLIVCSLTVIGLAMLYRYRWRIRYWYYKRKFKAAYTTTDQGYAQMFEYDVFISYSSDDYEIARHSTMEELESKRGLRACIHERDFQPGEYIAQNISRAINSSRRTILFVSNNFLGSEWCQYELNIALMEEMNSERKVVMAVMIDDIPNKSLPVDLRHIIHVYTYLEYPKHTTDSNLNVFWNKCADFIKDG